A genomic window from Pseudogulbenkiania sp. MAI-1 includes:
- the recA gene encoding recombinase RecA, giving the protein MAERSEDKSKALAAALAQIEKQFGKGSIMRMSDNQITENLQVISTGSLGLDLALGVGGLPRGRVVEIYGPESSGKTTLCLQVVAEAQKLGGTCAYIDAENALDPTYAQKLGVNVEDLLISQPDTGEQALEICDMLVRSGGLDVIVVDSVAALVPKAEIEGEMGDNHVGLHARLMSQALRKLTGNIKRTNTLVIFINQIRMKIGVMFGSPETTTGGNALKFYASVRLDIRRIGGIKKGEEIIGNETRVKVVKNKVSPPFKQAGFDILYGEGISREGEIVELGVEHNFIEKSGAWYSYNGQKIGQGKDNTRLWLKDNPAIAREVEGKIREAVGVNVAITEGQPEEEELADDMF; this is encoded by the coding sequence ATGGCGGAGCGTTCCGAAGACAAGAGCAAAGCCCTGGCCGCAGCCCTTGCCCAGATTGAGAAGCAGTTCGGCAAGGGTTCGATCATGCGCATGAGCGACAACCAGATCACCGAAAACCTGCAGGTGATCAGCACCGGTTCGCTCGGCCTGGACCTGGCGCTCGGCGTGGGCGGCCTGCCGCGCGGCCGCGTGGTCGAAATCTACGGCCCGGAATCGTCCGGCAAGACCACGCTGTGTCTGCAGGTGGTGGCCGAAGCACAGAAGCTGGGCGGTACCTGCGCCTACATCGATGCGGAAAACGCACTCGACCCGACCTATGCCCAGAAGCTCGGCGTCAACGTCGAAGACCTGCTGATCTCGCAGCCGGACACCGGCGAACAGGCGCTGGAAATCTGTGACATGCTGGTGCGTTCCGGCGGCCTCGACGTGATCGTGGTCGATTCGGTGGCGGCGCTGGTGCCGAAGGCCGAAATCGAAGGCGAAATGGGCGACAACCACGTCGGCCTGCACGCCCGCCTGATGAGCCAGGCGCTGCGCAAGCTGACCGGCAACATCAAGCGCACCAACACGCTGGTGATCTTCATCAACCAGATCCGCATGAAGATCGGCGTGATGTTCGGCAGCCCGGAAACCACCACCGGCGGCAACGCGCTGAAGTTCTACGCCTCGGTGCGCCTCGACATCCGCCGTATCGGCGGTATCAAGAAGGGCGAGGAGATCATCGGCAACGAGACCCGCGTCAAGGTCGTCAAGAACAAGGTGTCCCCGCCGTTCAAGCAGGCCGGCTTCGACATCCTGTACGGCGAGGGCATCAGCCGCGAGGGTGAAATCGTCGAGCTGGGCGTGGAGCACAACTTCATCGAGAAATCCGGCGCCTGGTACAGCTACAACGGCCAGAAGATCGGCCAGGGCAAGGACAATACCCGCCTGTGGCTGAAGGACAACCCGGCCATCGCACGCGAGGTCGAGGGCAAGATCCGCGAAGCGGTCGGCGTGAATGTCGCCATCACCGAAGGCCAGCCGGAAGAAGAGGAACTGGCCGACGACATGTTCTGA
- the recX gene encoding recombination regulator RecX — MEKSLKARAVDLLSRREHSRRELERRLAPFAESEEQLAALLDELAASGWQSDSRFAEQFADVKGRKYGSRRIAQALREKGLDREAIHAALEQQDDEAVARALWQRKFGTPPASPQDRARQMRFLATRGFPMDVIRRVLQGAVDEDFPDVEE; from the coding sequence ATGGAGAAAAGCCTGAAGGCGCGAGCCGTCGACCTCCTCTCCCGGCGCGAGCACTCGCGCCGGGAGCTGGAGCGGCGGCTCGCGCCGTTTGCCGAGAGCGAGGAGCAGCTCGCCGCCCTGCTCGACGAACTGGCCGCGAGCGGCTGGCAGTCCGACAGCCGCTTCGCCGAACAGTTTGCTGACGTGAAGGGCCGCAAGTACGGCAGCCGCCGCATCGCCCAGGCGCTGCGGGAGAAAGGGCTGGACCGGGAAGCGATCCACGCCGCGCTGGAGCAGCAGGACGACGAAGCGGTGGCGCGCGCGCTGTGGCAGCGCAAGTTCGGCACCCCACCCGCCTCGCCGCAGGACAGGGCCAGGCAAATGCGCTTCCTCGCCACGCGCGGCTTCCCGATGGACGTGATCCGCCGGGTACTGCAAGGGGCGGTGGACGAAGACTTTCCCGACGTGGAGGAGTAG
- a CDS encoding SRPBCC domain-containing protein — translation MPIKTIDCRIDIHASPEQVWQVLTDWPSYPYWNPFIVGLHGKLQRGARLCVTLHPPQTRRMTFRPTLIELEPGQKLVWRGILLAQRLFCGEHAFELETLDSGVTRLHQRETFRGLLTPLFSETLLNHTRDGFSGMNEAVKKRAETLASAGTA, via the coding sequence ATGCCGATCAAGACCATCGACTGCCGTATCGACATCCACGCCAGTCCGGAACAGGTCTGGCAGGTGCTGACCGATTGGCCCAGCTACCCGTACTGGAATCCCTTCATCGTCGGCCTGCACGGCAAGCTGCAGCGCGGCGCCCGCTTGTGCGTGACGCTGCACCCTCCCCAGACGCGCCGCATGACCTTCCGGCCGACCCTGATCGAGCTCGAACCAGGACAGAAGCTGGTCTGGCGCGGCATCCTGCTGGCTCAACGGCTGTTCTGCGGCGAGCACGCCTTCGAGCTGGAAACGCTGGATAGCGGCGTCACCCGGCTGCATCAGCGCGAGACCTTTCGCGGCCTGCTGACCCCGCTGTTTTCCGAAACCCTGCTCAACCATACCCGTGACGGCTTCTCCGGCATGAACGAAGCCGTCAAGAAGCGGGCCGAAACCCTTGCCAGCGCCGGGACGGCTTGA